The following nucleotide sequence is from Anopheles stephensi strain Indian chromosome 3, UCI_ANSTEP_V1.0, whole genome shotgun sequence.
TCCTGTACCTGGAGGAGGTGGGCAATCTGAAGCATTTCTTGGTGGATTATCAGCAGGAAATCAGTGAGGAGTATACCGGGCTGCTGGAGAAGGTATCGACGCTGGTGCGAACGTTGAAGCGCGAGTACAAGGAGGAGGAGATTGATTGGTCGATGATTTACGATGCGGGCTGCACGTGTGACGTGACCGATCTGCCGCACCACGAATCGAGCCGGGAGGAGATCGAAACGATGGTGGGCCAGCTCGAACGCTTCCTGGAGAAGCTTCCGTGTCCGCCGCTCGTCATAACGGTGTCCCGATCGAGCGAGGACGACTACACACCGGCCACGCAGGTGGAAATGATACAGGAGATGGTGCTGGCGGCGCTTACAAAGTGCCTCCGGGCGGAACTAGATACCCCCATACTTCACTATAAGGATCAGCAATTTACCTTGTAAGGACaataaaccaaccaaccaaccaaacgacACACGAACACACCGCCCCGCATATACACACACCAATGTCCTCCCTATCCTTCTTTAAGTTAACAACGAAGCTTTTCCGAGTgggtgttttaatttttccggCTTTGTCTTGATGACTTCAATTGCTCGCTTCCAATTCCACCCTCCTGCTGTTTTGTGATAATTTTCACGGAAGATGTAAATAACTGTAGCAACATTTGAATGAGTTGTTGAGTACAAATCCCTTTTCGTTTCAGGAAGGTTCGCTAAGTATTCGATTTATGTATAGAAATAgaagtgtaataaaaacgatcaCGATCATCCTCCTCGGCCCAAAATCTCCTCAGGCAATGTTGTCGCCCAAATCGCACTGATTAAAGTGTTTCGAAATAATGCTAATCAATAGATTGAGCGGCAGCACCTTCGCTTCATCCTCCTGCTTCAGTTCGTTGCGCAGCGCGATACACGTTTTGGCGATGTCCCGCAGCACGCTGTGTATATACGGTTCGAGCGGTTTTATCAGACAGGCCAGTATCGCATAAATCCACTGCGGTATCCAATCACGCCGGTAGCCATCGCCACGGTGCAGCTCTTCCTTGCTCGTAACGGACGGTGTCAGTGCGGCCGCGACGTCGCACAGTTCCGGATCGGATGGTTCGTCCTGCTGTTGCGAGGCGACCGACGAAGCTTGATCCGAATCCTGCAACCATTCGTGCAAATACTCGAGCAAAATTTCCAAATTCCGTTGCGGGATGCTGAGCAGTATGCTCACGTAGGGCAGATTGTTGGCACAGTACTCGTGCAGATGCTTCCGATCTTCAAAGTTCAGAAATACGTGCGTGCGCTGCAAATTTTCCTTGTACTGTGCGCTACCGCGGTACGAGGTGATCGTGTCCCGAAGCTCGGCAAACTTTTGATTCTGCATCGTTTCCCATTCGCGGGTCGGTATAAGCGCACGGTGGGCGACGTTTTTCACCTCGTCCTGGAAAGGAGGGGGGGTTAGACGGAcagttttgcttgttttagcGTGTGTCCACAAAATTTTATTGCGCAACGCATTTACCGTTGGAAGGGCAGCCAGTCCGGAGAGGGTTTTCTGTTGATGAAGGGATTGTGGTTTTTCAGCACAAACTACCACCGGACATTTGCCGCGTTCGTACATCACcttttgcaaatactgttcgCCGGTTTCCGGCGTTAGATCTGGATTGAAGTTCGCATCCGGCGGCTCAACGGCCAGTGCGGGCTTCTGTATCATATCCACCTCCATACTGGCGCTGGGGCTCGGTTTTGCTCGCTCTGTTCACTGTGGGCGTGTGTTGAaaagcagcagcggcagaaaaactttttaatttaattgcatTGCTTTACGGGTCTAGCGAGAATTGTTAGCTAAAACGGCGAGTTTGCGTCGATGATGGCAAACAAAACTTGAAGAATGCTgagggtttgttgttttcatgtGAGCTCTTCATCTTTGTATGAGTGTGACAGGTGTCACGTGTTTATCACGCTGACTTGAAAGGTTGAGAGAAGCACGCTCGAAGTACGTCTGCCACAACatcgttcgtgtgtgtgtggttcgtcCTTGCAACGGTGTTTATCACGCATTTCGTGGGGTATTTTTTATATCGCCTGGTGGCCATGTGACCAGTTCCGGTTCCGATCGTACGCAAATGTCCGGAAGAATTATAGAAATCATTGGCCTTGCTGCTATACAAACGGTGATTGTGaatgtgttgctgctgggtcAGTTTTCGTTCCAGCCTACTTTGCACTGGATGTTGCTTGGAATTTCGTTCGTATCCGCTCTGGTGCTCCTAACACGAAGTAAAGGTGCCCGGTGTGTAACGATGCTGTTAGTGCCACAGTTTCTAAGTAAACGGGGCCGAGCAGCACTGATCGGATACATCTTTCTGCTCACTGTAACTGGACCGACGGCCAACACGATGCACAACGTGGAGGTGCTAGGTAGCACGCTTAGCTGCACCCAGGAACAGCTAAAGGTAGCCATCCGGGACACGATCAGTGCACTGAAGGTCCCGTTTCTGGCGATGAAAAAGATAATCGATGAGCTGCTCGAAACAGTCGAACGATCGTTTATGAAGGTGCAAGGCACGCTAATGGAAATGCTAAAGCTGGTGAAAAGGATACGTAAGTGGAGGATCACATCCGGTTCCCGGACCAGCATACTAATTACCTTCCTTTTGTTCAGTTCACTCCATGAAGAAAGCGTACGACTGGCTGCGGGACATCGTGTCCGTGTGCAATGATAAGCTGGGCACACCTTCCGAACGTTGCCTGCAAGCGCTGGATCAAACAATCGATGGTTGTAAAGAGGAAATGGGCGCCATGGACTTCCTGTGCGAAGTGACACAGGTCGGCAAAACGATCTGCTACGGTGCAAAGATGGTGGATTATTTTTGTGAGCTTATCGACTTCATAAGCGACGCAGTTATAGAAGAAATTGAGCAAGGTAAATTAAGGAAAACCGATTGCTTGTTTTTGATTATACATCACACATACCTGCTATTGGTCTTCTTCACCGTACGAAAGGCATTCAAAAGCTGATGCAAAGCTTGGAAGAACTGTTCCGGGTGAAGGTGGAGTACGATCATACGTTTGATTTCTCATCCAATGCTTCAAAAACGTTGGCGGAAGTGAGTGCCGAAATAAGGCAGGAAATTGCGGATCGAACCCAACCATTAAGAAGGACATTTAACATTCTGGGACTGATTACTAGTGGCTTTTTCGTGTGCATAGTGTTGAGGTTAGTTTGATCTTTGCTTGTATTTGTGATTCTTGTCGTTGTTTTATCGTCCCTATAGAGCTATCCGTTATTGGAAACGTTATTTGAAAAAGGATAGCTTCGATAACAGTTTCCTAACCGCGGATTTCTATACGATCGAGAATCGAAGATTGAAGCTTAATCTAGAAACCATATTTCCATTAACCCGCAAAGAAAGCCATCGCTATGTTCCCCTAACATCGCTTCATCTCACCTGGAAGGAACGGTTTCGAATAGCGAAATCGATGACCTTCCTGGTTATCTCTTCCGTGCAAATATGTGGCCAATTAGCGGCCGATTACGCACTCTACTGGCTACTTACGCTGATCAAACATTTTATGcacgaaggatcgaataatcCTGCAGGGAATTCATCCCGTGCAGTAACTCCACTATCAGTGGGAGTAAGTGGTGAAGGCATTCTAGCAGACACGTTGCGTGATATCGTCCGGTCGTTCGATCCTATCGTAAACGGGACGGCGATTGATCCTTCCCAATGTATTCCGGATGCAGCACAGCCACAGTTTGGACGGTATGGCGAGATCACCGCTTTATTGGTGCTTTGTTGGTGTTTTGCATTTATTGAACCGTACGGATTACGCGTTAGACAGATAGTTATGCGACGATACTATCCCGCAAGGGCACGTGCGCGAGCCCTGTGGCTTTATGGCGATATTTTGCTGAAGAGAGAAAGTTTACTAAAGATCCTGAGGAACCACATCACGGGAGCAAGGGATCGCGGGCAAAGTGCAGGAGTGCATTGGTTGGATGTTGTTCGAGCGAAGACTAATCGTTACTGGATCTGTCGAATGGCGCTAGGCCAGGGTGGAACCGTACGGTGTATGCTGTGTGGTGATGTGTTAAACGAGAGAGCAGATCTGCTGGTGAGGTGCCCCCGTTCAGAATGTCCCGGAATTTACTGTCAGGATTGTTTGTTCGAGACTGGTAACAATTGTTCGCTTTGTTTGGATGTTCTAATGTCCGGAGCTAGAGGATCGGATGAAATATATCTGGAATAGTGGTAAAGTTTCGATAGTGCTATTGCAGTTGTTCGAGGCCTTTTAATGTCGTCTTAAGGTTTTCAGgtctcaatatttttttcttcttttcgcgCGAATATCTGACTGATTTGCCCAAGCGATCAGTTGCTCTATTGGCTGGTCCACAGAATGATTGTGTCCTCCGATTATCGGATTGTCTAAAACGTGCTAGTAATCACGGTTGTAAAGAGTTGTGGTTCTACGATGCAGAACTGAAGAACAGTAACGATTTTGATCTGGATTATTTTCACTATATGGGCGGATAATTGGGCCTACGTTGTGGAAGAATGAAGAGATCATGGCCACTGTTTCACTTATCAGTTTTTGATGGATTTGGGAGAATCACTAGGACATTTGGTCACTAGGACAAACTCAGGTTTAATGATTACGTAAGTGTAGATTGCTACCTGCCCGCGCTGCCTATATGAGGTAGACTGCTACCAAGTGTAAAACCAAAGTAGCCGTTGGCTTGTCCGTCACTTGCATCAGGTATAAAAGCAGAGTATTCTGCTACGCAGGTTGAGTTTTAGTAAAGCGCTTGCCGCGAACgattcgtgtttttttttttaattcatgaggAACGGTCTGGTGGCCACATTGCTTAACGgttgctgtgttgtgtttaaAGAAGCTAACCCAAGTTTGCACCAAGGAAgttaaaaagaaatttaaaaacttcaaGGATACTATATCAGTATATGGTGTTCACTCGAAAGCCCGATTCTTGCGCACCCCGAAAGTTTTCCCATGAAGTGATGCTGCGAAAACAACGGCAACACGCACCAGAACTACGAAATGAATCTTACTCGCTTCAACGTTCATCCCGACCATCGTCGATGAACGTCACGTTTTGCCGGTACCTGTATTTTCCCGGCACACGAAGTCGAATTCCCGGTGCTCAGAACGAATGAAGCTGATTGCGTATTCCGCAGCCGGCATACACACAGGACCTTGGGGGCCTCAACCACCCTCAACCCTCCTTCTACCCAAACCACCTGTATGCGCCAACGCCAATGTCAGACTCGGTACAAACACTGAGTACTGACGTCATCAGCTCCGTTGTCGTGTGTTGGGCAGCATTTTCCAGACATTCAGGAGAGTGGGAGCTATACGTACCCCGGGCGCAGAAGTTTTCCGCTTTTCATCTCGTTCGCCGaaacaaatgaatgaaaatgaatcTCCTTCCAGTGGCGTACCGGCAGGAGCACACTCCGAACGAAATTACCCGAATGCCTGTGTACTAGCGCCAGACGACACACGACGACGACCTGCGAGAACCGGTAATCAACCGAGAGAGATGCCGACCTACTCTACTGCGCCGCATCTGCTCCGTAAGGATAACGCCAACACACACAGGCTCTTTGTTGTATCTCGTGCCATCGAGCACTCCTCTCGGGTGCGGGAATACTACTACTGCCCACggtgccagccagccagcccacCCAACGGAGACAAATGCAACCGTTTTTGCGGTGCTAAACTGTAGGACCAGTGTGGTGTAATTCGTTTAGTTTGCCATTCACCGATTGTTCCGATTGTTGGGCGCGGGTATTGCTGATGCGGTGGGGTTGCGTGCCAGACGGAGATTCGCAATTGTTTTGCATGGTGGGCCGTTGTGCTTAGTTGCCCTAGGCGGCAGGCACATCTCCGCAAAGATAACACAACGCATCTGAGGTGCCAGAGTTTCAGTGCGCGTGTGAACACTCCCAAGCGCGGGTGTAGCGGCCATTACCTGGTGACTGTTTGTGATTTTTCATCCGTTCCGGAACCTGACTCCGGTCTGAGTTTCATCAGTGCCCTTTTGTTGCAGGTGGTACCAACCAAAACGAATAGCATCTCCCAATAAGGCTGCCGCCATCCCGAAAACCCGAACGACGCCGTACGCTCGTATCGGAGTTCCGAGTTCCTGTCCTCGGTAAAAGCGTGAAAACTGTGTGCCGTGGCAGTAGGTTTAGTACGTTGCTCGGTCTGGCGCACCGGAGTCTGGCAGAGCAGTGTTCCGATCCAgtgtacagtgtgtgtgtgtgtgtgtgctttcccGAGTTTTGTCCTTCTCATCCCTTGTCTCTCGGTGTTGAGCAAGGCTAGAACCGGAGACCCGGGTGGAGTTctatgggtgtgtgtatgggcGCGCAATTTTCACGGTCTTCTCTCACAGTTCGTCGGGCGTGTGTGTATCGATAGTTTGCGTCGAGGCGTATATCAGTTTCCCATCTCGGGCAGGTGCAATTGATTTGGCCGCCGTTAAGATAGGACAATAGGTGCCTCAGGGCTTGCTGGTGgtgcggttggttggttttggagGTTAGAATTTTAATGGCCCTTTCTGTAGCAGTCGCGTACGGCGTTGCGTTTGCGTGTGCCGGGCGTACGTTTTAGTGTGGTGCGAGAGGTGCGCGCGGGACACGTTTTACGGGGTTTCGCTGTTGTTCTCCATCGATCGTGTGCGAATTTACTCAATTATGTAATCATCTGTTGAACGGAGCGAATTTCGAAACCTAGAACTCATTCTCGGGACGTGGGTCACATTTACATTAGCAAGCGATACTACGATTCGCTAGTCCCTCGCGATGGACCATCCGGCGACCGGTAGTGTGTTTCCGGTGCGTCCTTCATTGGACCACTTACTAGCGATGGGTGAGGATGACGAGGATGAGGAGGAAGAGGGCTGCGAAGAAGTGAACGAATTGAAGGAGAAGCCTGCTCTGATACTTCCAACAAACGTTGCCAAGGGTTGCGTAGCAACGGATCATGGTGCACCTGTGCTGGAAAGTGAGGAACAGATAGAAACTGGAGAATCGCCTACTGTGgaggatgacgatgaggatgatggGGCTTCGGAGTTAACGGAATTGCAACAACTGCCCGACACGCAACAGCCTGCCGGTACGGCCAAGGAACAGGTAAGTGGAAACTACCATTACTACATATTAATGTGTGGGATTTATTTTCTTGAAAGCTACTTCAGCTTACGAGCTGAGTTCTGATTGATTCTCTCCCCTTTTTTGAGGACGAAAATAAGGaaccatttttgttgttgttggggatATGAACTTGCGAATGTGCCAATTCCGGGGTTCGCTCCCAAATGCAACAGTTAAAAGCCCTCATCTCTTTTGAGATATCCTCCATCCTTTTAAAACAAGGATGCCTCTTATAATCTAGAATTCTGGTTCCGTTTTACGCTAttcaacgcaaaaaaaaaaaaatcgatctcCGAACACACTCCGAGAACTTCGAAAGGGTTTTGGAGGCTGTTTGGTGCGAAACCGTTTCGAGACTACCTAAAACGGTCGGTCCCCTTTGCGAAGTGCACGACTGCCATATTGCGGCTAAAAGTAAAGTGTGCGTACTAAAGGCAGTAGTAGTTTGGGTGCTGGAAAGCTGGCAGGCATGGGAGAAGGTtaccttttttatttccttcgtCCGGCGCAAGTTTCTGCTTCTGCCGGTATATAGCGGAAAGTTAGTTCCGTCAGCTTTTTGGAATCGAGCGTCAGGTCTCTGAATTAAGTATGAGGAGCTTGGCGTGGGATTATCAAGCATCTTCCCTCCTGCTTTCGGATGGACAGGTTTTAGTGGTAGatctgtctttctctctctttctctcttggGACACCGTGGGGAAAAAGCATTAAAGTTATATCGAGAGGACTGGGTCGGGCAAGTAACCTACAGCATATTTCGTGAGCTTTAAGAGAGGTGGCTCGGTTAGCTTCACCGGTTACACACCGGGGGAATCTCGATAACTTCCGCTCCGTGTTTCGGTCTTTTTGTGAAAGTGTAGTGTGCACGGAAGTAGCTGTTATGTGTTTGCGTACGTAGTGGTAGTATAGTACGGTTTCATCCTCCTCGGTACTGTAATCAACGTTTAATCCGTCCATGCGGTGCAGCGCCATTTAAGCAATCTAGTAGCAGGTCGGGTCAGGTGACAAGGACGCGATCATCTAACGCGGGGTGTAAGTGTAAGTCGTTTTATTATGAACCACCGCCATCCGCCGTCATGCCTCATCGGATAATCTGGCAATCTATACAACGGTGTTGGAAGAGTGCGGTGCCCGTTGGCTGATAgttacgatgatgatggtgtttggGGTGTCTCACGCTGGCGCTATCATAATAACAATTTCTCTGCCGCTTGTCGAAAGTGCTCTAATGAACTAAttcaacttttttattttcttgaacATTTTCGTGGCTTATCCGGCCTGAGATATGGAAGTGATTTGGAATTCTTTTTCTGTGAGTAGAAGAgtgtacctttttttcttcagaataatttattgattatgGAGGGAATATTGAGATAGCTCATGAACTGTGTCGAAATTCTTGTTGATAACAAAGATCAGGTTTCGCTGATCCTTCCTAACCTTAACAGGCGCTACAATCGTTTCAGAGTTTTGGTCTGCTGCGGAAGTCATCAGGGACGCTCATTGTCTACTGCAGTCATCTATGGCtccatcaacgccatcaccatcatctcaATTTAGACCTCTGTTTTTTATGTCCTTTGTCACTTGAGATGCGCTTAAAGACCTATCGTCTGGCTGGATCGTATAGTTTTATTTTGAAGACCAGTTCAAAGATGTTTTACGGGTACCGATTGTGACACAATAGTTGATAGGATAGCATTTttttgaaacatattttcaaTAGGAGCATAAGTGAAGTGAAACTAATTCCAACTTCCAGTATTGGGTACACAATGTCACATATTTCACGCTTCATATTTCAAGATTCGTTTCACACACGGCATAACGAACGAAGTCTCGGAACCGAAACCAgggaaaatgtaaataaacgtAGACAACCCGACTGCGTGTTCGACTGCAAGATAAGGACCACTTGTGACCGTAACAGAGACCGGGTGAGgtcttttaccatttttttcttcttactaTCTATCGGATGCATTTCTACCTCCTCGACACCGTTCACCAACGAGCGCCGGAACACCTTTTCCGTTTGATCCATACGGGcggctttttttcttgtgccgAAACTTAAGatttggtgaaaaaaaaaaacacatgtttGAAGTTGTATAAACACGCCGGTCGAAGGCGATTTGCTTGCCTGTGTTAAATGGATACCCTCAAGCTAGGTGTCGGGGAGACGGCTACCACTGTGTTTATAGGTGGTTTAGTGGCGATAAAAAGAAACCTGCTATCGACTGACATGCGAACGCGTCGAttaggagagaaaaaaaaagttcgatTAGGTTTAAGAGGTGTCACCAGTCCGATACATCGCTGTCACCAAATATTGACCGTCCGGTGACACTCTTGAAACCGTAACGTATTTACTGATGTATCGAAACATCTCACTCACTtctctttttattttgatgTTTTGGATCGACCACACCTTTAACGGTTACCTGGAACCGAAACACACTTTGCCTGTGTGATACTCAAATAACCGATCCGGAAAAGACAGCCGTAACGAGAAAGTCCTCGCCATGTGATTTACAAACATACGGTGGAAAGGAATGTCTCGAAATGGGGGTTAGACCGGTGTGTAACTCAGCAACTTGTTGATGCATTGCATATGTAACGCCGGTAATGCACTTGCGTCCAGTAGTGGCGTCCGTCTGGAATAGTTGAGGGTCATGGAACCTTCTCAGAGTTAGAGTCAGAGTTGCTGGAGAAAGTAAGCAGTTGGCTGAGAGCACTGCGTGAAGTACAGTGCAGGAGGTTCcaggttttttgttggagcGGAACACACCGGGGAAAGAGGTGCTTTATGACCTGCCATGTTTGCCGTACCCATTGAGACGTTCAACTTTGCTCATAAAGTGGAAGATCTCCACACTGTGGGTGGAGTAGTAGTTGGAGATGACCATTGGAAACATGTGTTAGAAGTGcctcttgcttgcttgcttataCTTCAGAACTGTAGACAACACACGGTTTGTTGAGGAACGTTTTCCTGGATCATATTTAACTTATTACATGAATGTTTTATTACAACAATCTGGTATCGAATAAGGTTTGACAATTTCTTCCAAACCTAATGCATGTATTTTATAAAACCCGGAATAACATAAATCGTTCGCTTGCTTTCCGGACTGTGTGtggttctctttctctcaggtgattatttgaatttattaaCGACCGTTCCATGCAGACCTGTGCTAATGATTTATGAACGGTCGATATTGTGGAGACAGTTGCTGGCTCCTCGATCCCTTCAATAAAAAAGCACCTTGTTTATGTCCTCTTTTAGAGCTTTTCTGTAGATTCTCCGCACTTTTGGTAAGGATTCTCCCCATTGTCGAAGGTCATTTCCAGCTCACTTTTGGGGACTTGTTGGACTTGTTGATTTGTGACACTCGTGCGCAAAGCCAACCATAAAAAGGGGTAAGGATGCGTTAGTTTCTCTCCCTGCTCTGTGCCTGCCACTGAGCATGTGCCGCCTGTTAAGCTaaaaatttatgtttaaattaGAATAACAACAGTGAagctcgagagagagagatagagagagcggGAAAAGCAAATGGTCGATTAAATGTGGCTAATACCACGCTAAACCACGACTTCCACGTGTGTGTTCTACCTTCCGCATCATGTCAGTTTGATTTCCACTTAGTTATGAACTTATGGCATTTTAAATATGACAACTGCAGCGATTGGTAAGCTCGTTATTAAATAATCACACGCGCCACACTTTCTTTTCACGTTTTTGGGATGTTTTGAAGTTcggttttttcgtttctttggAAGAACTTGTCGCATTCGATTTAACGTGCCAGTGTGATGCTGTGTGTAGCTTTGTTGGACGTACTCTCCCGAGAGGGTGGAACCAAAAAAGCCGGCAAAAGTCGCGCGGTTGGAATTTCTTGGAGGATttctccgaaaaaaaagatcttCCCGCCGTATCGTTACTCTGTCTGTTTCGTGAAGAAATGGTTGTTTACATCCTTTCGGACTCTTCGGTTATTCGGCTTTCGGTACACACATCGCACAGTGCGGTAGGTTGGACggtgatttctttttttcttcttcgtttacCAGACCAAAGACCAGGGCATGTTTATTATGCACGCAACATTTTGTCGCCCTTCTCGACGGTCCCGCTCGTGGGCGCGAACATCAAACATAATAATCTAATTGTGAGACCACATGTTAACCGCTGTTTCCAGGAACCGGGACGATGCCTTTTTTACCGTTTCGTGATTGATGTCTTGCTTGTGttattgaagcttttttccAATCAGTAAGGCTGGATTTTGATCATTTGATATATTGGTGTGTTATGTTTACAGAATCTCGggagagttttgttttattaaagaGATATTtaagagtttttcttttttagaCCTTGGGTCCTTGATATTCAAAATCGTATTACTTAGCTCTAGATGCTCTAGACCACCATGAAATCAATCTGGATAATTCGTAGGTTATGTGTTACTCAGGTAGTTTACAAGAATCTATGGTTTGACAACTTTCCTGAGGATCTCTGAGCTTTCTGCTTAATAATCTGATGTCTGATTTCTTCCAGATCCTGTTCAAGGACCATTCTAGAACTATGTCTATTAAGATATCAAAAGTACGCAAGAATGTCCTACTATTCACATTCTCATCAATCATACGTGCTACCGTTCCATAGAAATcagcttttaattaaattctgaATGATAAGATTCCACCTCCAGGCAACCCTGGAGACTTCGCTTCGAACGGAAGCTACCGcactgcttctgctgctcctTTTTGGCCCATCCCGCTACAAGAcggtgataaaaataaacgacCAAACATAAGAAATGGTCGCGTTCACAGACAACAAAACCATTGCCGACATAGCAAAGGGGAAGCGCGACGTCTACGTATTGTCTACAACTTGTTCTCGTTCTATTGTTATTGCTGCTCGTTAACTGCTTTCGGATCGATCCAGAGACTAGagtaaaccttttttttccgtcCACCCAGAGTGTGAAGATTGTGTCCGAAGCTAAGGAGACAAACAAACCCTTGGCAGACAGTCATTGCGCAACATCGCAACatctgaagaaaaaatcgcTTATCACCGGAACCATCACTGTCCGAAGCAATGGCGGACAAGTTGAggttgcttgtttgtttgttgatggTTTATTAAGTGCACGAGGTGCGAGAATAAGCGGAAACCTGGGGATGGATAGTGAGAAGAGGAGTTTGTTGGAACGATTTGAACCACGATTCGTTTTGTGCGATATCAAATCAATCGGAGTGAGATGGCAACTTCGTGCTTATGTTTCCCCGTTTTTTCACGATACCATGTCCCAAAGGGTGACCACCCTGATATTGATCATCCATCGCTAAACTGGCCCCAAAAATCTGAGGTCACATTCGTTGCATGATGTTGACCCTTCTGAGTTCAATTTCTTCGATGCACTTTCTTAGCCGGGGTCTTCGTGGTAGCCTTTGACCGCTTTTCGGGTGGACTCGCAAGGCGACTGCTTTTCACTGACCGGCGTATGTCTTTTCTAGCCTCTCTAGACCATGCTCGAAACCCAATCTCCAACCGAAACCGTCGACCGAACGCCACCAGCAATCCATGCATGGCTCCACGTGTCTGTGTGTTATTTCTTTTCCACGTGCTTTGCTTCTCATCGTTCTTGCGCTAGTCCGAATGTTGGGGATTTTAAGCTAGAAGCGAAACTTTTCTGTGGTACCGCCTGCGGGTTCTGTTTTCGTTGACGGTT
It contains:
- the LOC118510069 gene encoding protein Gemin2 isoform X2, with the protein product MEVDMIQKPALAVEPPDANFNPDLTPETGEQYLQKKTLSGLAALPTDEVKNVAHRALIPTREWETMQNQKFAELRDTITSYRGSAQYKENLQRTHVFLNFEDRKHLHEYCANNLPYVSILLSIPQRNLEILLEYLHEWLQDSDQASSVASQQQDEPSDPELCDVAAALTPSVTSKEELHRGDGYRRDWIPQWIYAILACLIKPLEPYIHSVLRDIAKTCIALRNELKQEDEAKVLPLNLLISIISKHFNQCDLGDNIA
- the LOC118510069 gene encoding protein Gemin2 isoform X1; amino-acid sequence: MEVDMIQKPALAVEPPDANFNPDLTPETGEQYLQKVMYERGKCPVVVCAEKPQSLHQQKTLSGLAALPTDEVKNVAHRALIPTREWETMQNQKFAELRDTITSYRGSAQYKENLQRTHVFLNFEDRKHLHEYCANNLPYVSILLSIPQRNLEILLEYLHEWLQDSDQASSVASQQQDEPSDPELCDVAAALTPSVTSKEELHRGDGYRRDWIPQWIYAILACLIKPLEPYIHSVLRDIAKTCIALRNELKQEDEAKVLPLNLLISIISKHFNQCDLGDNIA
- the LOC118510073 gene encoding DC-STAMP domain-containing protein 2-like → MSGRIIEIIGLAAIQTVIVNVLLLGQFSFQPTLHWMLLGISFVSALVLLTRSKGARCVTMLLVPQFLSKRGRAALIGYIFLLTVTGPTANTMHNVEVLGSTLSCTQEQLKVAIRDTISALKVPFLAMKKIIDELLETVERSFMKVQGTLMEMLKLVKRILHSMKKAYDWLRDIVSVCNDKLGTPSERCLQALDQTIDGCKEEMGAMDFLCEVTQVGKTICYGAKMVDYFCELIDFISDAVIEEIEQGIQKLMQSLEELFRVKVEYDHTFDFSSNASKTLAEVSAEIRQEIADRTQPLRRTFNILGLITSGFFVCIVLRAIRYWKRYLKKDSFDNSFLTADFYTIENRRLKLNLETIFPLTRKESHRYVPLTSLHLTWKERFRIAKSMTFLVISSVQICGQLAADYALYWLLTLIKHFMHEGSNNPAGNSSRAVTPLSVGVSGEGILADTLRDIVRSFDPIVNGTAIDPSQCIPDAAQPQFGRYGEITALLVLCWCFAFIEPYGLRVRQIVMRRYYPARARARALWLYGDILLKRESLLKILRNHITGARDRGQSAGVHWLDVVRAKTNRYWICRMALGQGGTVRCMLCGDVLNERADLLVRCPRSECPGIYCQDCLFETGNNCSLCLDVLMSGARGSDEIYLE